TTCATCTGGATAGCCGACAACACTGCGATATTACATGCTTTAGCAATACTTTCTTTGAGCATGTCCACTTTTGCGCCAATTTGCAGGTCAACACGGGCGTTTATATCATCTTCGATATCAGGCTTGATATAATCATACGCAAATACCTGTATGCCATATTTAAGTTGACACAATTTAACTAGCGATACAATTTGGGAACGCGACATGTGATTAGTGTTGTGCCAGTAAAATGGCGTTTGTTTAATCTTTTCCTTCGCGTTCAGTATGATGTTTCTATGTGACTCCATTGTGTTCCAGTGTCCAGACAATATGTACTCCATAGGGAATCCGCTGACTTTCGCCAACAATCGCGTCTGAACTTCGCTATCAAATAACTCTGTATCCCCAAAAAGTGTAGGCACATTACATTCACTAGCCATATACCATGCCAGTTCAAGCAATACTGTACTCTTCCCACTTTTATAGTTGGATAGGAATATGGTTACACGTTTCGGTTGAATATGTCGTATCATCCGGTCTAATTTCGGATATTTTTTGCCGATATTTACGCCAACTATGTCCTCATCCTGATTGACAATACGAGATAGCAAATCATCGATACTATGCCCGACTGGTTTAACGTCCTGCTGTCGACCACGTAATTTGATCGCCTGGATTGACTTGTCGAATTCTTCAAGTGCTAGTTCGTTCGCATCACCGTCCTCGATTCTCCGTTTTAGTTCATCCGCAGCGTTGATTATATTTTGATTGTCAGCCCTATCTCGTATCGACCGTATATGCTCGTCTAGGCCAACCATATTCCTGTACTGCGGATCGTATAATGTATCGAG
Above is a genomic segment from Alicyclobacillus acidoterrestris containing:
- a CDS encoding DnaB-like helicase C-terminal domain-containing protein, translating into MQAQTPPINEWIIIKAIYTNPQHLVNVAEQIDIRDFTYRPFRIIYTAIKQLAASGTAVNSESIMALLQSEQPAYYQEIDAIGGTATLDTLYDPQYRNMVGLDEHIRSIRDRADNQNIINAADELKRRIEDGDANELALEEFDKSIQAIKLRGRQQDVKPVGHSIDDLLSRIVNQDEDIVGVNIGKKYPKLDRMIRHIQPKRVTIFLSNYKSGKSTVLLELAWYMASECNVPTLFGDTELFDSEVQTRLLAKVSGFPMEYILSGHWNTMESHRNIILNAKEKIKQTPFYWHNTNHMSRSQIVSLVKLCQLKYGIQVFAYDYIKPDIEDDINARVDLQIGAKVDMLKESIAKACNIAVLSAIQMNEDTGRAANSKEGERLADNVIVLRRTKDEDDMPFASHLLWLKTSRYTQANVTVPLDIDFGTQKIEEK